In the Sebastes fasciatus isolate fSebFas1 chromosome 20, fSebFas1.pri, whole genome shotgun sequence genome, one interval contains:
- the cntd1 gene encoding cyclin N-terminal domain-containing protein 1 produces the protein MAKSFFCSPSHSLKFREASFELLTDFLVNLNKRNKDNLNSLSTCSGNFKDRRLTEHIFLITKELRLDPLAAYHAIELLQRFMVKHLTDLLTTPTPQGAAADQPGSYEDAVFDNLKEKFPLIVFSCVQLASKLSLHSHIIDTNTAVRFLNSVGHNASKHTVLESELMVLKGLEFRLNAPNPLTYVEILLEVLGHNEPSLPVERLHQLCRHVLQFVSLQRAAIYDSLLVTTTECASPPTEHREKFVTVTEDCMLLGVGVIAVATFILYVRKWEQITGELSHITGISRRSISDFAHVTLMHIVGTSSSVTPT, from the exons ATGGCTAAAAGTTTCTTTTGTTCTCCGAGCCATAGTTTAAAGTTTCGAGAAGCCTCTTTTGAGCTACTCACAGATTTCCTTGTTAATCtcaacaaaagaaacaaagacaACCTCAACAGTTTATCAACATGTAGCGGGAACTTCAAAGATAGAAGACTAACGG AACACATCTTCCTGATAACTAAAGAACTAAGACTCGATCCTCTGGCTGCATACCACGCCATCGAATTACTTCAAAG GTTCATGGTCAAGCACCTTACAGATTTGTTGACCACACCCACACCTCAGGGTGCAGCTGCTGATCAACCGGGAAGTTATGAGGATGCTGTGTTTGACAACCTCAAGGAGAAATTCCCCCTCATCGTCTTCTCCTGCGTGCAACTTGCAAGCAAACTGTCTTTGCACAGTCAC ATAATCGACACCAATACCGCTGTACGCTTTCTGAATTCAGTCGGCCACAATGCTTCCAAGCATACTGTCCTGGAATCAGAGCTGATGGTGTTAAAAGGGCTTGAATTCAGACTAAATGCTCCTAACCCTCTGACGTATGTGGAAATCCTTCTGGAGGTGCTTG GACACAATGAGCCATCACTCCCTGTGGAGCGCCTGCATCAGCTGTGCCGACACGTTCTCCAGTTTGTCAGCCTACAGAGGGCTGCCATCTACGACTCCTTGTTAGTGACGACCACTGAGTGTGCCAGCCCACCCACAGAACACAG AGAGAAATTTGTGACAGTGACTGAAGACTGCATGCTTCTTGGTGTTGGTGTCATCGCCGTGGCGACATTCATCCTCTATGTCAGAAAATGGGAACAG ATAACGGGAGAACTGAGCCACATCACAGGAATCTCCAGGAGGAGCATCAGCGATTTTGCTCATGTGACACTGATGCACATTGTTGGAACCAGTTCCTCTGTAACACCAACTTGA